The following are encoded in a window of Oncorhynchus mykiss isolate Arlee chromosome Y, USDA_OmykA_1.1, whole genome shotgun sequence genomic DNA:
- the LOC110509585 gene encoding torsin-1A produces MVCRDRRRRGETTSNHDVIELQVGKSVLQKGACSKQLGTRENTRSNHDGIELQVGKSVLQKGLDVALDQKLFGQHVASRVIQKAVTGFMNNKNPKKSLVLSLHGWTGTGKNLVSQLIAENIYKEGMASSFVHQFVSTAHFPHLSQIENYKSQLQQWIKGNVTNCPRSMFIFDEMDKMHPGLIDCIKPYLDYYEYLDGVSYRQAIFIFLSNAGGEYITQVALDFWKAGRDREEIKLQHLEPALTLSVFNSKQSGLWHTSLIDKNLVDFFIPFLPLEYRHVLLCGMAEMSAKGLEPDQDVVDQMARELVYFPKSDKIFSVNGCKTIGGKLDYYT; encoded by the exons atggtttgtcgagatcg AAGAAGAAGGGGGGAAACGacgtcaaatcatgacgtcattGAGCTTCAGGTCGGGAAGTCGGTGCTTCAGAAAGGTGcttgttcaaaacaactgggaactagggaaaatacgaggtcaaatcatgacggcATTGAGCTTCAGGTTGGGAAGTCGGTGCTTCAGAAAG GTTTGGATGTGGCCCTAGATCAGAAGCTGTTTGGTCAACATGTTGCTTCCAGAGTCATCCAGAAAGCTGTAACGGGTTTCATGAACAATAAAAACCCTAAAAAGTCCCTGGtgctctctctacatggctggaCTGGCACAGGGAAGAACTTAGTCAGCCAGTTGATAGCTGAAAACATCTACAAGGAGGGCATGGCCAGCAGTTTCGTCCATCAGTTTGTGTCTACAGCTCACTTCCCTCATCTGAGTCAGATTGAGAACTATAAG TCTCAGCTGCAGCAGTGGATCAAAGGCAACGTCACCAACTGCCCACGTTCCATGTTCATCTTTGACGAGATGGACAAGATGCATCCTGGCCTAATCGACTGTATAAAGCCCTACTTGGATTACTACGAATATCTGGACGGGGTCTCCTACCGCCAAGCCATCTTCATCTTCCTCAG CAACGCTGGAGGAGAGTACATCACGCAGGTGGCTCTGGACTTCTGGAAAGCAGGTAGAGACCGAGAGGAGATCAAGCTGCAACACTTAGAACCAGCTCTCACCCTGTCCGTGTTCAACAGCAAGCAGA GTGGGTTGTGGCACACCAGTCTGATAGACAAGAACCTAGTTGACTTCTTCATCCCTTTCCTGCCTCTGGAGTACAGACATGTGCTGCTGTGTGGCATGGCAGAGATGTCCGCCAAGGGCCTGGAGCCCGACCAGGACGTGGTTGACCAGATGGCCAGAGAATTGGTCTATTTCCCCAAGAGCGATAAGATCTTCTCCGTCAATGGCTGCAAGACCATCGGAGGCAAGCTAGATTACTACACGTAG